Proteins encoded within one genomic window of Methanosarcina barkeri str. Wiesmoor:
- a CDS encoding dipeptidase, with the protein MCTTIIIGKKASKDGSVIIAHSDDFLGDARVISVPSFNLENRNVYYDNASFGLNKAYNSTEIRRYIGKDRGEGYDTKDYTSSKPLGVIPGFGKDTYAYFDYEYGIINEKGLMVGECTCGAKIQPGPDPKKRIFYSSELSRVALERCTKAREAVELIGKLIFEYGYYGTGETLSLGDADEGWVMEMCAYEEDGNSGIWVAQRVPDDEFFIAANQFRIRDIHKNNEDDGSDEKLYFNSLDENGNLRDDLLYSANLFNACHKTNWIASDEKCIDWAATVSYGEYLHPYYSLRRVWRAFSKVAPLSNLPSRVTDGYTKDYPFSLKPENKLSILDVANVFRDFYEGTEFDLTIGPASGPFRNPIRYQNNPDQGDTYDLNVYKPEGAWERPLSNHQCGVLWINQAIKAKGNTEAVCWIGLDRPFANCLMPFYCKMDKLPKELQTMNLLDFQFNGDSAWWAFNFVSNFVNLNFLYMMREVKALQERFETKTEKDVMEILSNGDMDKFATYCTENFQEVVKQWWSLASYLIIKYSNGCITTAPDSTMKKIDYPKNWLKEIGYFDGPVGY; encoded by the coding sequence ATGTGCACAACAATAATCATTGGTAAGAAAGCATCCAAAGACGGTTCGGTAATCATTGCTCATTCTGACGATTTCTTAGGGGATGCAAGAGTTATTAGTGTTCCTTCATTTAACCTGGAAAATCGAAATGTGTATTATGATAATGCCTCTTTTGGACTCAATAAAGCATATAATTCTACTGAAATACGCAGGTATATAGGAAAAGACAGAGGAGAGGGGTATGATACGAAAGATTATACTTCAAGTAAACCTCTGGGAGTTATACCTGGTTTTGGTAAAGATACATATGCCTATTTTGATTATGAGTATGGAATAATTAATGAAAAAGGCTTAATGGTTGGTGAATGTACATGTGGGGCTAAAATACAGCCAGGGCCAGACCCAAAAAAAAGGATTTTTTATAGTTCGGAACTTTCTAGAGTAGCTTTAGAAAGATGCACAAAAGCACGGGAAGCAGTGGAATTAATAGGTAAATTAATTTTTGAATATGGTTATTATGGCACAGGTGAAACCTTATCACTTGGTGATGCCGACGAAGGCTGGGTCATGGAAATGTGCGCCTATGAAGAGGATGGTAATTCTGGTATCTGGGTAGCGCAACGTGTACCTGATGATGAGTTTTTTATTGCAGCCAATCAGTTTAGAATTAGGGATATTCACAAAAATAATGAAGACGATGGCAGTGATGAAAAGCTTTATTTCAATTCGTTAGATGAAAATGGAAACCTCAGAGACGATTTGTTATATTCTGCCAATCTTTTTAATGCTTGTCATAAAACAAATTGGATAGCTAGTGATGAAAAATGTATAGATTGGGCAGCAACTGTCAGCTATGGTGAGTATCTTCACCCCTATTATTCCTTACGTAGGGTATGGAGGGCTTTCTCTAAGGTTGCACCTTTATCGAATCTGCCTTCGAGAGTAACTGATGGATATACCAAAGATTATCCTTTTTCTTTAAAACCAGAGAACAAATTGTCAATATTGGATGTCGCCAATGTGTTTAGAGATTTCTATGAAGGAACAGAATTTGATCTAACGATAGGGCCCGCTTCAGGTCCTTTTAGGAATCCTATTAGATATCAAAATAATCCTGATCAAGGAGATACTTATGATTTAAACGTATACAAGCCTGAAGGAGCGTGGGAGCGCCCACTGTCGAATCATCAATGTGGCGTTTTGTGGATTAATCAAGCTATAAAAGCAAAGGGCAATACGGAAGCTGTTTGCTGGATTGGCTTAGATAGACCATTTGCTAATTGTTTAATGCCCTTTTATTGTAAAATGGATAAGCTACCTAAAGAATTACAAACTATGAATTTATTAGATTTTCAGTTTAATGGTGACAGTGCATGGTGGGCATTTAATTTTGTGTCAAATTTTGTAAACTTGAATTTTCTTTATATGATGCGGGAAGTAAAAGCATTGCAAGAAAGGTTTGAAACAAAAACGGAAAAGGATGTTATGGAAATACTTTCCAATGGAGATATGGATAAATTTGCCACCTATTGCACTGAAAATTTTCAAGAAGTAGTGAAACAATGGTGGAGTTTAGCCTCTTACCTAATTATCAAATACAGTAATGGTTGTATAACCACTGCTCCGGATTCAACTATGAAAAAAATTGATTATCCAAAAAATTGGCTAAAGGAAATTGGCTATTTTGATGGCCCTGTTGGATATTGA
- a CDS encoding DUF885 family protein yields MEDLVSQIVDLWTDINPVVGYTSGHLESLSKLFKQTIENTEIMRNRIRILRSQLNNITDEELRLTADAVLISLKTQLDMSRPSGAGPSGTGMGGIGAAGDGVFYILLKKDYNKDFIPTYLQAVEEIVELETERWKGQDFTILVCKECLNTATYLEGTLESLKKVRPDVDQAVNKINVALEKYKDIFLVDSRLNSDRFDDYWPLFQEWDANAGPTQALGYPMSLKNYYQLDKSAEEIEIMAQSWLDLDMAVTMDITQRLAMLPFVGSEGNLQTIWDKVTKKYSVDFGEYMEKVVNACNNYGARYIILFNKDDKVNFEPTPDYLVNLITGGGDYAINYLSPKTAYSQLYLTQSKNTSLLTMINILVHEASHGFNFVLSAKYDNSPLLNLNTALEVPMTEGMAFYREYQYWAAARNLLGQSNLNEEQKAYLSLYGDTPEEQEQGVLCAQLETYIWRVIRYIRALCDVKVNGGKMTYTDFISCAAQTTGLSEETLHGECFTLLASPGYAPCYALGCVSYAYFQKKGISNGISEIDFNTFASRQGFYSWPQGKKMLDKYVSKHLR; encoded by the coding sequence ATGGAAGATCTAGTTTCACAAATAGTAGATCTGTGGACTGATATAAATCCTGTTGTTGGTTATACTAGTGGCCACTTGGAATCTTTGAGTAAACTATTCAAACAAACCATTGAAAACACGGAGATCATGCGTAACCGCATTCGGATTTTACGATCACAGTTGAATAACATTACTGACGAAGAGTTACGGCTAACAGCAGATGCTGTTTTGATATCACTCAAGACTCAGCTAGATATGTCTCGTCCCAGCGGTGCAGGTCCCTCCGGCACTGGTATGGGCGGTATTGGGGCTGCTGGAGATGGGGTCTTTTATATATTGCTCAAGAAAGATTACAATAAAGATTTCATTCCTACATATTTACAAGCAGTGGAAGAAATTGTGGAGTTAGAAACAGAAAGGTGGAAAGGGCAAGATTTTACTATTCTAGTTTGTAAAGAATGTCTTAACACAGCTACCTATTTGGAAGGTACATTAGAATCATTGAAAAAAGTACGTCCAGATGTGGATCAAGCAGTCAACAAAATCAACGTAGCTTTAGAAAAGTACAAGGATATTTTTCTTGTAGATAGTAGATTAAACTCTGACAGGTTTGATGATTATTGGCCATTGTTTCAAGAATGGGATGCAAATGCTGGACCAACTCAAGCGCTCGGATATCCAATGAGTTTGAAAAACTATTATCAATTGGATAAAAGTGCCGAAGAAATCGAAATCATGGCACAGAGTTGGTTAGATCTAGATATGGCAGTCACTATGGATATTACCCAGCGCTTAGCTATGCTTCCATTTGTCGGAAGTGAAGGAAATTTGCAAACTATTTGGGACAAAGTAACCAAGAAATATTCTGTGGATTTCGGCGAATATATGGAAAAAGTTGTCAATGCCTGTAATAACTATGGTGCTCGTTATATTATATTATTCAACAAGGATGATAAGGTAAATTTTGAACCTACTCCTGATTATCTGGTCAACTTGATAACCGGTGGAGGAGATTATGCTATCAATTATCTCAGTCCTAAAACAGCTTACTCCCAACTCTACCTCACTCAGTCAAAAAACACTTCTTTGCTGACGATGATCAATATTCTAGTACATGAAGCCTCTCATGGTTTCAACTTCGTTTTGTCGGCCAAATATGATAATTCACCATTGCTTAATCTTAACACTGCTTTAGAAGTACCAATGACAGAGGGAATGGCTTTTTATCGTGAATATCAATACTGGGCAGCAGCACGAAATCTTCTTGGTCAATCAAATCTGAACGAAGAACAGAAAGCATATTTATCTCTCTATGGTGATACACCCGAAGAACAAGAACAAGGGGTGCTGTGTGCACAGTTGGAAACTTATATTTGGCGTGTTATCCGATATATCAGGGCTCTTTGTGATGTAAAAGTTAACGGTGGTAAGATGACATATACAGATTTCATAAGCTGTGCAGCTCAAACTACTGGATTGTCAGAGGAGACTCTTCATGGAGAGTGTTTCACCTTATTAGCGTCCCCGGGTTATGCTCCATGTTATGCTTTAGGATGTGTATCCTATGCTTACTTCCAGAAAAAGGGTATCTCAAATGGGATCTCGGAAATAGATTTTAATACCTTTGCTTCCAGGCAAGGCTTTTATTCTTGGCCTCAAGGAAAGAAAATGCTGGATAAATATGTTTCCAAGCACCTTCGGTAA
- a CDS encoding class I SAM-dependent methyltransferase, protein MAESPIFEIFDGLPRQGPGNNKCTEKAFNLLSSLPAGTKILDIGCGVGMQTIHLAKICNDCHITATDIYQPFLDKLMENAVKEGFDDRITTVCASMDDLPFEAGEFDIIWSEGSIFVIGFEKGLNYWKQFLKDEGYIALTESTWFTDEPSSEVLQFWQDCYPDIKSIPDTEKVIMAVGYDLIDRFKLPASTWYDFYSHLEKRVDEISDNYKGNTDAETILSFNRKEIKIFREHPDEYGYTFFILQKNTNK, encoded by the coding sequence ATGGCAGAATCACCAATTTTTGAGATATTTGATGGATTGCCCAGACAGGGTCCAGGTAATAACAAGTGTACTGAAAAAGCCTTTAATTTGCTTTCTTCCCTTCCTGCAGGCACTAAGATCCTTGACATTGGTTGCGGTGTGGGTATGCAGACAATACATCTTGCAAAGATCTGCAACGACTGTCACATCACTGCAACTGACATTTACCAGCCTTTTCTGGATAAACTGATGGAAAATGCAGTTAAAGAAGGATTTGATGACAGGATTACCACGGTTTGTGCTTCCATGGATGACTTGCCTTTTGAAGCAGGAGAATTCGACATCATCTGGTCAGAGGGCTCTATCTTTGTCATTGGTTTTGAAAAAGGACTTAACTACTGGAAACAGTTTCTGAAAGATGAGGGTTATATAGCACTGACAGAAAGCACATGGTTCACGGATGAACCTTCTTCGGAAGTGCTTCAATTCTGGCAGGACTGTTATCCTGATATCAAGAGCATACCTGACACTGAAAAAGTTATCATGGCAGTAGGATATGATCTCATTGACCGCTTTAAACTGCCAGCTTCTACCTGGTACGATTTTTACTCCCATCTGGAAAAAAGAGTTGATGAAATCAGTGATAACTATAAAGGAAACACCGATGCAGAAACGATACTTAGTTTTAACAGAAAAGAGATAAAGATCTTCAGAGAACACCCAGATGAATATGGTTATACGTTCTTCATTTTACAGAAGAACACAAATAAATGA
- a CDS encoding DNA/RNA non-specific endonuclease → MLKNAREEQQRKASERYYIRQKAAEVEQPGERFRREIISPLTEAQPIERRLIFLEPGDNLALERIMGKSDLVNISYLELGLLAARPVCRIQVVNLFGRPEGYGTGFLVGPNLLLTNNHVLDTAELARKSFAEFEFEQGINGRKKTSKSFDLRPDELFVTDPDMDFTFVSVAPIATEGTELTDYGLLRLVEDTGKVRTGEYVSIIQHPDGGLKNFCLRENEVVDIFDNWLYYLTDTQCGASGSPVFNDQWLVVGLHHSGVPMKDAQGNILKTDGQPYQEGIDDPSTIAWVANEGVRISRIFKALESRSENEPMAAEALRRLRSHGTGPVGPAIITAPEPIPNAVMELELGKLPMEHYSLADGYNPDFLGSLYHLPLPKLADNLQSKVATLKDGGKILTYLHFSIVMNADRRLAFYTAANIDGKKLEKIKRIRDKWYFDPRLDQKYQAGPKLYADNPLDRGHLVRRLDPCWGPNARDAGEDTFHFTNCSPQHKRLNQHDWLEVEDYILKTADNANAQISVFTGPVFREDDMIYRNEYLLPADFWKVVVFVNKNGKFGATAYLRTQKNYLESREFFDDEFKTWQVPVVQVEALTGISFGLPKDADPMARAAAGKGLESQRSYLRRIHSAADIML, encoded by the coding sequence ATGCTTAAAAATGCCCGAGAAGAGCAACAGAGAAAAGCCTCTGAAAGGTATTATATACGACAGAAAGCCGCTGAAGTGGAGCAGCCAGGCGAAAGATTCAGGCGCGAAATCATCAGTCCCTTGACAGAGGCACAACCCATAGAGAGACGACTGATCTTTCTTGAACCAGGTGATAACCTGGCCCTTGAAAGGATCATGGGAAAGAGTGATCTTGTCAACATCTCCTATCTGGAACTTGGACTGCTCGCGGCCAGACCAGTTTGCAGGATACAGGTCGTGAACCTCTTCGGCAGACCAGAGGGTTACGGCACAGGTTTTCTTGTCGGCCCAAATCTGCTGCTAACGAATAATCATGTCCTCGATACAGCAGAGCTGGCAAGGAAGAGTTTTGCAGAGTTCGAATTTGAACAAGGTATAAACGGTCGAAAAAAGACGTCAAAATCCTTCGATCTGCGACCCGACGAGCTCTTCGTCACCGATCCGGACATGGACTTCACATTTGTATCCGTGGCTCCCATTGCCACAGAAGGGACAGAGCTTACCGATTACGGATTACTTCGTCTCGTGGAAGACACCGGCAAGGTCCGGACCGGCGAATACGTCTCCATTATTCAGCATCCTGATGGTGGTCTCAAAAATTTCTGCCTGCGGGAGAACGAAGTTGTAGATATCTTTGACAACTGGCTGTACTATCTGACTGACACTCAATGCGGAGCCTCAGGCTCGCCCGTATTTAACGATCAGTGGCTGGTTGTGGGCCTGCACCACTCAGGAGTGCCGATGAAAGATGCTCAGGGTAACATCCTCAAGACAGACGGTCAGCCCTATCAAGAAGGCATCGACGATCCCAGTACCATTGCCTGGGTGGCCAATGAGGGTGTGCGCATCAGCCGCATCTTCAAGGCACTGGAGTCGCGCAGTGAGAACGAGCCGATGGCGGCCGAAGCTCTGAGAAGGCTTCGCAGCCATGGCACCGGTCCGGTCGGACCTGCGATCATAACCGCCCCAGAACCCATACCCAATGCAGTAATGGAGCTGGAGCTGGGAAAACTGCCCATGGAACATTACAGCCTGGCAGATGGCTACAACCCCGATTTCCTGGGTTCCCTGTACCATCTGCCGCTTCCCAAACTGGCCGACAATCTCCAGTCCAAAGTTGCAACGCTCAAGGATGGAGGTAAGATTCTTACCTATCTGCACTTTTCTATTGTGATGAATGCTGATCGAAGGCTGGCCTTCTATACTGCTGCCAATATTGACGGTAAGAAGCTGGAGAAGATCAAACGCATCCGCGACAAATGGTATTTTGATCCGCGTCTCGACCAGAAATATCAGGCTGGACCCAAATTGTATGCAGACAATCCACTTGACCGCGGACATCTGGTTCGCCGGCTGGATCCCTGCTGGGGGCCAAATGCCAGGGACGCAGGAGAGGATACATTCCATTTTACTAACTGCTCGCCTCAGCACAAGCGCCTCAACCAGCATGATTGGCTTGAAGTAGAAGACTACATACTGAAAACCGCAGATAATGCCAATGCGCAGATATCGGTATTCACCGGTCCTGTCTTCCGAGAAGACGATATGATTTACCGCAATGAGTACCTTCTGCCTGCCGATTTCTGGAAGGTGGTGGTATTCGTCAATAAGAACGGGAAGTTCGGCGCCACTGCCTACCTGCGCACGCAGAAGAATTATTTGGAGAGCAGGGAGTTCTTCGACGATGAGTTCAAGACCTGGCAAGTGCCGGTAGTTCAGGTTGAGGCTCTGACCGGCATATCATTCGGCTTACCTAAAGATGCAGATCCTATGGCCCGGGCAGCAGCCGGAAAGGGTCTGGAAAGCCAGAGGAGCTATCTACGGAGGATTCACTCTGCTGCGGACATAATGCTCTGA
- a CDS encoding cysteine hydrolase family protein codes for MKSKRNGETLKALVIIDMTNDFVYETYEHEGTLYEGKLVAPMAKAIVDKIARLIIKVVKGGTVSVIRIPKDHLNAFMNPELELKAAELGIDEVFMTGLVEEVCIYVNSLGFLERGFRTNIVKGCTAPFDEEKGREAFSELTGCGAKMVDDIPEDIKVILLLEDEHDENSEEIKSGEWPPHNMKGTTGAMTVKTIRDVLEGRYS; via the coding sequence ATGAAATCAAAGAGGAACGGTGAAACCTTGAAAGCTCTGGTTATTATAGATATGACTAACGATTTCGTATATGAGACCTACGAACATGAAGGAACGTTATATGAGGGAAAACTTGTAGCCCCTATGGCAAAGGCAATTGTTGACAAAATAGCCAGGCTAATAATAAAGGTAGTAAAAGGGGGGACAGTCAGTGTTATCAGGATTCCGAAAGATCACCTAAACGCCTTTATGAACCCCGAACTCGAACTGAAAGCTGCAGAGCTGGGAATCGATGAAGTATTCATGACAGGCCTGGTTGAGGAGGTCTGCATATACGTTAATAGCCTTGGTTTCCTTGAAAGAGGCTTTCGAACAAATATCGTAAAAGGTTGTACTGCGCCTTTTGATGAAGAAAAAGGAAGAGAAGCCTTTAGCGAACTTACGGGATGCGGAGCAAAAATGGTCGACGATATTCCTGAAGACATAAAGGTCATCCTGCTCCTCGAAGACGAACACGATGAAAATTCCGAAGAAATAAAGTCAGGAGAATGGCCACCCCATAATATGAAAGGAACCACAGGGGCCATGACCGTAAAGACGATCAGGGATGTGCTTGAGGGAAGGTATAGTTAA
- a CDS encoding lipopolysaccharide biosynthesis protein produces the protein MTITLEYVKKLMGWCPNTGAFEGRQYSDIGKIELDTLDEIRGRNGGLRSEPKKTSFIADILKLISGNITAQFLSIISVFLAVKIYNPEDIGISHLILSISSVLIIFSTFSYQFAIMLPKTEEDSANLACLCAILVTLTSLITALIMLFFPKYVGYLFNAPEISKYLIYIPAIIFLNGIFLTQNYWLSRKTSFGVIAGSKVINSVSTGALQLAIPIWNASPLGLIVGSIAGYGNADLFMLKGIREDLRIFKKVSLKKVKEMAIQYKDFPLFNSSSTLTNTISLQIPTLLLGHYYGTSIVGYFFLANQILNIPLGFLGAAIEQVFFQKISAVKNGNEPGGMKDIVGEVYKKLILIGVFPTILLLILGKEIFTFIYGESWYISGIYIKILVPWIFLVFISQPISSLYMVFDKQGVWFTFSITLLISRVIALVIGGTYGSPEFALGLFSFTGVLFWIWNNSYLLNLAGINKIESTKMFAKCMTISTIVLLPLILLKVFSVNFYIICLAVGLITPVYYGITLHDDPTFKRIFSALLCDVKNKI, from the coding sequence ATGACTATCACTCTCGAATATGTTAAAAAACTAATGGGCTGGTGCCCTAACACCGGAGCATTTGAAGGCCGACAATACTCTGATATCGGAAAAATTGAGCTTGATACTCTGGATGAAATAAGGGGAAGGAATGGAGGTTTAAGGTCAGAACCTAAAAAAACGTCTTTTATTGCCGATATACTAAAACTCATATCTGGAAATATCACTGCACAGTTCCTGAGCATAATTTCTGTATTTTTAGCCGTTAAAATTTATAATCCTGAAGATATCGGAATTTCTCATCTTATTCTTTCAATTTCAAGCGTACTGATAATTTTCTCTACTTTTTCCTATCAATTTGCGATCATGTTGCCGAAAACAGAGGAAGATTCTGCAAACCTTGCTTGTCTCTGCGCAATACTGGTAACTCTTACATCTTTAATAACAGCCTTAATAATGTTGTTTTTCCCAAAATATGTTGGTTATTTATTTAATGCTCCGGAAATCTCAAAGTATTTAATTTATATTCCAGCAATAATATTTTTAAACGGCATTTTTCTCACGCAGAACTACTGGCTTTCAAGAAAGACCAGTTTTGGAGTCATAGCTGGGTCCAAAGTGATAAATTCTGTTTCAACCGGAGCACTCCAGTTAGCTATCCCTATATGGAATGCCTCTCCGTTAGGCCTGATAGTAGGATCTATTGCGGGATATGGAAATGCAGACCTTTTCATGCTAAAAGGCATAAGGGAAGATTTAAGGATCTTCAAAAAAGTCTCACTGAAAAAAGTAAAAGAAATGGCTATTCAATATAAAGATTTTCCATTATTCAATTCCTCATCTACTCTTACAAACACTATTTCATTACAGATACCGACCCTTTTGCTTGGACATTATTATGGGACGAGCATTGTAGGATATTTTTTTCTTGCAAATCAGATATTAAATATTCCGTTGGGATTTTTAGGAGCAGCTATAGAACAGGTTTTTTTCCAGAAAATTAGTGCAGTGAAAAATGGTAATGAACCTGGAGGTATGAAAGACATAGTTGGAGAAGTTTACAAAAAGCTAATTTTAATAGGAGTATTCCCGACGATACTCTTGCTGATTCTAGGAAAAGAGATATTTACGTTTATTTATGGAGAGAGCTGGTACATTTCAGGGATATATATAAAAATTCTTGTTCCATGGATATTTCTTGTCTTCATATCCCAACCGATTTCATCTCTCTACATGGTATTTGATAAGCAAGGAGTCTGGTTTACATTCAGTATAACTCTATTAATCTCAAGAGTCATAGCACTGGTTATAGGAGGAACTTACGGAAGTCCTGAGTTTGCCCTTGGCCTGTTCAGTTTTACAGGAGTTTTGTTCTGGATCTGGAATAATTCATATTTGTTGAACCTTGCAGGAATTAACAAAATAGAAAGTACCAAAATGTTTGCTAAGTGTATGACAATTAGCACCATCGTTTTGCTACCGTTAATTTTGCTTAAAGTATTCTCTGTAAATTTTTATATAATCTGCCTTGCAGTAGGGCTTATAACGCCTGTCTACTATGGTATAACCCTGCATGATGACCCGACATTTAAGAGAATATTTTCGGCCTTACTTTGTGATGTAAAGAATAAAATCTGA
- a CDS encoding ABC transporter ATP-binding protein, with translation MDVLRVFLIYPIINYGLDINQSSNFIDRIYQSYTYGDLNPFLVSAIVLAIVSIISAGVEVGVSYLGSKTFATVRDTTDRLVFNTLRKQPYEYFASHKQGDILYIGQQAVEQTGLAVFNVVGFFQNLLLCLFYLSFIFILSSKISTFILIFGAIYVFLMKNVIFSRVYKHSLVLNHSARAKSVIYNEFISGIKTIFITDSIDFWAGNYNKAVDNIRKSYVFAMILQRLPGAANNLLIFLIISLGAAGLYYLTDGHFLPYIGIFGTFLLALYRTIPALNACQSQFGVIVQQFPAIEAVYNFLQDKNNKNVHLNTVPKREFLFQESIIFKNVFFRYRDTQKYTINNLSFTIKKSTKTAIVGNSGAGKTTVANLLALLYRPTSGEILVDGVNLNEFNHSDYLKRLGYLGQETFIYHDSIKENIRFGLDCNDDEIIEAAKLADAHEFIMATSEGYDTIIGDQGIKLSGGQRQRIAIARIILRKPEILLLDEATSSLDNIAEQRVMESIDRISKDMTVITIAHRLSTVKNADAIYVLKNGEIVESGKHDELLELKGEYYKLYNKTSVFSSNSPDLSTKIASL, from the coding sequence TTGGATGTTCTCAGAGTATTTCTTATCTATCCAATTATTAACTATGGACTCGATATCAATCAGAGTTCTAATTTTATTGATAGAATTTATCAATCATATACCTATGGAGATCTTAATCCATTTCTTGTATCTGCTATTGTACTTGCTATCGTAAGTATAATTAGTGCAGGAGTAGAAGTAGGTGTCTCGTATCTTGGAAGTAAGACATTTGCTACTGTAAGGGATACAACTGATCGCCTGGTTTTTAATACCCTGAGAAAACAGCCATATGAATATTTTGCCAGTCATAAGCAGGGTGATATTTTATATATTGGGCAACAAGCAGTAGAACAAACAGGACTTGCTGTTTTTAACGTTGTAGGCTTTTTTCAGAATCTGTTGCTTTGTTTGTTCTATCTCTCGTTTATTTTTATTCTATCCTCCAAGATCAGTACTTTTATTCTAATTTTTGGAGCCATCTATGTTTTTCTTATGAAAAACGTTATTTTTTCAAGAGTTTACAAGCATTCATTAGTTTTAAACCACTCCGCACGCGCAAAATCCGTCATATATAACGAATTTATTTCAGGAATTAAAACAATATTTATTACTGATTCAATCGATTTCTGGGCCGGGAATTATAATAAGGCAGTAGATAATATTAGAAAAAGTTATGTATTTGCTATGATTCTTCAACGACTTCCAGGCGCAGCAAATAACCTGCTGATCTTTCTGATAATTTCACTTGGCGCTGCAGGGCTTTACTATTTGACTGATGGTCATTTTTTACCATACATAGGAATATTTGGGACGTTCCTGCTTGCTCTTTACAGGACAATACCTGCTCTAAACGCTTGCCAGTCACAATTTGGTGTAATAGTACAGCAGTTTCCTGCAATTGAAGCAGTATATAACTTTCTGCAGGATAAAAATAATAAGAATGTTCATTTAAATACTGTGCCGAAGCGAGAATTTCTGTTTCAAGAATCAATCATTTTTAAAAACGTGTTTTTCAGATACCGTGACACTCAAAAATATACCATTAACAACTTGTCGTTTACAATTAAAAAAAGCACAAAGACTGCAATCGTCGGTAATTCTGGCGCTGGAAAAACTACAGTTGCAAATTTATTGGCACTTTTGTACAGGCCAACGTCCGGAGAAATCCTCGTCGATGGAGTAAATCTTAACGAATTCAATCATTCAGATTATTTAAAGAGACTCGGATACCTTGGGCAGGAGACATTTATTTATCACGATTCCATTAAAGAGAATATCCGATTTGGTCTAGACTGCAACGATGATGAAATCATCGAAGCTGCAAAACTTGCCGATGCTCATGAATTTATTATGGCGACCTCTGAAGGCTACGATACAATTATTGGTGACCAGGGCATCAAACTGTCTGGAGGGCAACGGCAACGTATTGCAATCGCACGGATAATCTTGCGAAAACCTGAAATTTTGCTTTTAGATGAAGCAACAAGTTCACTTGATAACATAGCTGAGCAGCGCGTAATGGAATCAATTGATAGAATCTCAAAGGATATGACAGTAATAACCATCGCACACCGTTTGTCTACGGTAAAAAATGCGGATGCAATTTATGTGCTGAAAAACGGAGAGATTGTTGAGAGTGGAAAACACGATGAGTTGCTTGAGTTAAAGGGTGAGTACTATAAACTCTATAACAAGACATCTGTATTTTCAAGTAACTCTCCAGATTTATCGACCAAAATTGCATCTTTATAA